One Cydia fagiglandana chromosome 11, ilCydFagi1.1, whole genome shotgun sequence genomic region harbors:
- the LOC134668634 gene encoding disks large-associated protein 5, giving the protein MDTSFDLVALLKQQPTTKKSHKIRPTQFVSVAGGVQKRLETNIKNRKSSRFSVFDRIRNITKCESPKAQNLSDAQQKALHRKQQLEKWKEEKDKKKKEAAAQKKKPFVAGVSQRKTFGPPPPPPKPMPSSSGRVTRSQARQKTESKPSNAKTKSFAPSNAAFKPSIFLNTEVPTLAPINKKKASKPKSNITFEPVLPKNLQKETKTTRTTRARPVANKPVVDNMKKPYEKTKPKMPVKPPPLKQQMFQSSSSSSDMEQPSKQRSKPSRKSVIKTQEKPVPMAQTSDSQDSACNMQETASMSSVDSQLSSQDSQDAVMSQDTASMSSQDELSTPRNKVPKSESSSEEKLRSPKAVDVPLTPEQIAEEAKNISPCVTMSRGKDNARKEMKKKLEEGLLDEDNSNMESVNHFRRQLNSEIARITAMCETWDQIFAQTVLPEPVQELVLTAVGQARLLMSQKMQQFAGLVERCARPAPGAALVTPADLHGFWDMVFMQVENVDMRFKNLEELRLRDWIEEQKPVAKKVVAKPAAKKVAAKPTGGPSRLREMIAAARKAKKDQESQSETSESEKSEPTTSPETRTFEAGFFKISSPMKRGSPAPGTPNNRPSLLKTVLSSEAKKSVSKDSTSFAMLRASLMSKNVDIEGVSPLMQTPTITPVNLYATPARSILKQNPVSSKKPDKLKTVLFHDEPSSPTSYTSCEKETEVETGIAPLPAEDKENAATPKQTSTRKSSCEKETEVETGIAPLPAEDKENTAITPKQASTRKSSCEKETEVETGIAPLPAEDKENAATPKQTSTRKSSCEKETEVETGIAPLPAEDKENAATPKQASTRKSSCEKETEVETGIAPLPAEDKENTATPKQASSRKSRLSRQNAEEEPSPAMTRSRRKSAQTPLVETEVEKKRTTRKSAQTPLEESDANVEKRSTRKKAQTPLVESDANVEKKRSTRKKDVQAQETETPKRSTRRRKSAVAV; this is encoded by the exons ATGG ATACAAGCTTCGATTTAGTGGCTCTACTGAAGCAGCAACCAACTACGAAGAAGAGCCATAAAATAAGGCCTACGCAGTTTGTGAGCGTAGCCGGAGGG GTCCAAAAGAGATTGGAGACCAATATCAAGAATAGAAAGAGCAGTCGCTTCTCTGTATTTGACAGAATCAGAAATATCACAAAATGCGAGAGCCCCAAGGCACAAAATCTTTCCGATGCCCAGCAGAAAGCACTGCACAGAAAACAACAGTTGGAGAAATGGAAGGAAGAGAAGGACAAGAAGAAAAAGGAGGCTGCAGCACAGAAAAAGAAGCCATTTGTTGCCGGAGTGTCTCAGAGAAAGACGTTTGGGCCTCCACCACCTCCCCCTAAGCCAATGCCGAGTTCATCAGGACGAGTCACAAGGTCCCAAGCGCGTCAAAAGACTGAATCAAAGCCCTCAAATGCAAAAACAAAATCCTTTGCACCAAGTAATGCCGCTTTCAAACCTTCTATCTTCTTAAACACTGAAGTTCCCACCCTGGCacctataaacaaaaaaaaagccaGTAAACCGAAATCTAACATAACTTTTGAACCTGTGCTACCCAAAAATTTGCAGAAAGAGACCAAGACCACCCGAACAACAAGAGCCAGACCAGTCGCAAATAAACCAGTAGTAGATAACATGAAAAAGCCATATGAAAAAACCAAACCCAAAATGCCAGTCAAACCACCACCACTGAAACAACAGATGTTCCAAAGCAGTTCGTCCAGCAGTGATATGGAACAGCCCAGTAAACAAAGAAGTAAGCCAAGCCGAAAATCTGTTATTAAAACTCAGGAAAAACCAGTGCCAATGGCACAAACCTCTGACTCCCAGGATTCAGCCTGCAACATGCAAGAGACTGCATCTATGTCATCCGTAGATTCACAATTGTCATCCCAAGACTCACAAGATGCTGTAATGTCCCAAGACACAGCATCAATGTCATCACAAGATGAACTAAGTACTCCCAGGAACAAGGTCCCTAAGAGTGAGTCTAGTTCTGAAGAGAAGCTTCGTTCTCCAAAGGCGGTTGATGTGCCGCTGACTCCGGAACAGATTGCGGAAGAGGCTAAGAATATCAGTCCGTGCGTCACTATGTCACGAGGAAAGGATAATGCCAGGAAAGAGATGAAGAAAAAACTGGAAGAAG GACTGTTGGATGAGGATAACAGCAACATGGAAAGCGTGAACCACTTCCGTCGCCAGCTGAACTCTGAGATCGCTCGCATTACTGCCATGTGCGAGACTTGGGACCAGATCTTTGCTCAGACTGTACTGCCGGAGCCTGTCCAG GAGTTAGTGTTAACAGCAGTAGGGCAGGCGCGGCTGCTGATGTCGCAGAAGATGCAGCAGTTCGCGGGGCTGGTGGAGCGCTGCGCGCGGCCCGCGCCCGGCGCCGCGCTCGTCACGCCGGCCGACCTGCACGGCTTCTGGGACATGGTGTTCATGCAG GTAGAAAATGTGGACATGCGCTTCAAGAATCTCGAAGAGTTACGGTTACGGGACTGGATCGAGGAGCAAAAGCCAGTGGCCAAGAAAGTGGTCGCCAAGCCGGCGGCCAAGAAAGTAGCTGCCAAGCCCACTGGAGGGCCCAGCCGACTCAGGGAGATGATTGCTG CCGCAAGAAAAGCAAAGAAGGACCAAGAATCTCAATCCGAAACCTCGGAATCGGAGAAATCTGAGCCAACAACATCCCCTGAAACCAGAACATTTGAGGCCGGTTTCTTCAAAATCAGCTCCCCGATGAAGCGAGGGTCTCCGGCCCCGGGCACACCCAACAACAGGCCTAGTTTGCTGAAAACTGTACTCTCCAGTGAAGCCAAGAAATCTGTGTCTAAG GACTCGACGTCGTTCGCCATGCTGCGAGCATCGTTGATGAGCAAGAACGTGGACATCGAAGGCGTGTCCCCTCTCATG CAAACCCCAACCATCACCCCGGTGAACCTCTACGCAACCCCGGCGCGCAGCATCCTGAAGCAGAACCCCGTCAGCAGCAAGAAACCGGACAAACTCAAGACCGTGCTGTTCCACGACGAACCCTCCAGCCCCACGTCTTACACCAGCTGTGAGAAGGAGACAGAAGTAGAGACGGGGATAGCGCCGTTGCCGGCCGAGGACAAGGAGAATGCAGCTACGCCGAAACAAACTTCGACAAGAAAATCAAG CTGTGAGAAGGAGACAGAAGTAGAGACGGGGATAGCGCCGTTGCCGGCCGAGGACAAGGAGAATACAGCTATTACGCCGAAACAAGCTTCCACAAGAAAGTCAAG CTGTGAGAAGGAGACGGAAGTAGAAACGGGGATAGCGCCGTTGCCGGCCGAGGACAAGGAGAATGCAGCTACGCCGAAACAAACTTCGACAAGAAAATCAAG CTGTGAGAAGGAGACGGAAGTAGAGACGGGGATAGCGCCGTTGCCGGCCGAGGACAAGGAGAATGCAGCTACGCCGAAACAAGCTTCGACAAGAAAATCAAG CTGTGAGAAAGAGACAGAAGTAGAGACGGGGATAGCGCCGTTGCCGGCCGAGGACAAGGAGAATACAGCTACGCCGAAACAAGCTTCCTCGAGAAAGTCTAG gcTATCTAGACAAAACGCCGAAGAGGAGCCCAGCCCGGCCATGACCCGCAGCCGCCGCAAGAGCGCACAAACCCCCCTAGTAGAGACCGAGGTAGAAAAGAAACGCACCACGAGGAAGAGCGCACAGACCCCTTTAGAAGAGTCCGACGCCAATGTAGAAAAACGCTCTACAAGGAAGAAGGCTCAGACCCCTTTAGTAGAGTCCGACGCTAATGTGGAGAAAAAACGCTCTACAAGGAAGAAGGATGTTCAGGCGCAGGAAACTGAGACGCCTAAGCGGTCGACGCGGAGACGAAAGAGCGCTGTAGCTGTGTAA